AGTCAGAAGTCTTAAAATATTGCCGTCACtagtaaaatctttatttctttccgTTTGAAGTCATATAATCGTAACGACAATCATAATAGACACGAAAAGCGATTGTCCAATGTTCAAGATTTTATagaatagaatatattattttagagaCGATAAATTTAACTTAGAGaaacgttaataaataaaaatgttatattcaaaattagTTGAAAAAGTTAATTCATTCGAAAATAACTAAGTTAAGTAACAggttatttactttttaacttaatcttttaacattttaatcagatttttaactttttaactaccCAACTCtgcatttgaaaatatttgaactacaattatattcattatacaCGATAGTTGCTTAGTTTGTGTTTGTACTTGAAAATTTGCTACAATCCTGCATGAAACAGCCGTCATGAAAGAAACGAAAAGGGTAGTGGGAGTGAGACAGAAACCGAAGATCTTCATACACCACACAGCCACGAATTCCACGAAGACCGGGAGGGCACTCCGAGTGTCCCGATATCCCTTGACGAGCTTTTGACCGAGTGAGTACCCCGATGCCTCAAGTCCTTCATATTTAactgaattatttataattgcaaaaacTTTTTAACGTCTCTGATGGGAATGGTTTGTACCGGTTTGCCAGTCAATCGATTTCGTAGCTACAAATAGTCTGTAGTTACATTACAATATATCAGATGGACTCacacatatttatgtaaaataatacacatttttctttagatgttaattaaaattttatgtaggcAGTTTAATGTCACTTCAGtcttcaaacaaaatttaatcaaataaacatttttgaatatatattacaacgaaaattatattatgtcaCTAAGTCACGTGGTTGTGCATGCAACACATTTTAAAACATGTAGCTCGGCACACATTTTACGTATAGAGATTACACGCATACTTTTATCTCTTGCAATAAGCTATGATTAGATCAAAATGCTTTCATAGTTGCACTGCTGAACatttataaaatgcaattttaatatctattcaagattttaaatgaaacaatGTTGGTATATGTGCTGATTTTTCAGTGGTACTGCATATGATGATCATCATTCCGAAAAGACTAGAAGAAAGCGCGGTTCTATTTTCTTCCGCAAAAAGAAGGTAAGTCAATAATCTAAAATGTAATTACTTGATAGATCCAATAAAGACGTTTCCAATAAACCGTGGTGAAATCTTAATTCAGGATAAAAGCGGAAAGAAAACTAGTCAACAGCATCTGTGGGTAACGATGGTGGTGGGAACTCAGGGAAGCTTATTATGTGATGTTTGTATGAAACATTCGACGAATAAACCGCTCCTTCACTGCGACAGTAAGagaatcatattaaattaaatcactttTGTGCGATTgccataaatgttataattaatctttataaaattatattttaattttgttaaagattGCGGAGCGTCGGTTCATCAAAGTCAGGGATGTAAGGATCAATTAGTGTTGGAGTGCATCAAGTCTAAGCATCATTCCGGCAAATCCGCAACAAAGTCTTCATCCAACATTTCCACAATTTCAAGTAACAGCAGCGTCAACAAACGAGGTTCCACGACATCATTGCCTCTACCGACGTCAACCGGAAGCGGaaggtaataaatttatactgacaaagattatacttttttttttgcattggATCTGCGTATCTGTGGTTCAAGATTCGCACGCAAATGGCATGACTGGGCTAAAACTCGGAGTTTATAACGAATTTCTTTGGGTTATAACTCGAATCACGCTTAATTCGATTGTCAAGGTTAAAATCGACTGTCTCAGTTCACAGCATATATTCAGATAACAAAGATttgatcaaaaaatatttatgtataaaatatacgtatataaatagtataaaatttgtgaaaaacctTAAACTAAACAAAAATTGTGTATCTGTTCATTACTCCGAGGCTTTGGCTAGCTCAGAAgcttattatttctaattaattttgcaatttagcAACATCAATAGTACGGCAAGCTTTAGCGCGTTCAGCATCGCGCCGCTACATCTTGattgatataatattgtttctacATATTATGCGTATTACTTTGTACAGAAGATACCATGGAAGTAAGATGTCCTTTTTGATAGAAGCAGAACGCTGTGGGGTTGAAGCTCAAGGGGTGAGACTACGAAAGTCGAAGTGGTCGAAGTATCAATATGATGGCAGTAAAGGGCAGCGAAATGAACAGGACAGAGCGGAGCATACTAACACTGACACTAAAACAAACTATTCGCAATCACGGCGTTACCTGTTAAAATTGAGGTACAGAAATGGCTTTTTTCCCTCACCCCTCAAGCTTCAGTCTCCTGGTCTAAAAGGGTACTTTGTGCTTCCTTGTGGTATTTCTTACCTCCATGGAATATATCATGCTCAGCTAGTTTTCGGTTTGCTATTATTACATACACAAACTACAAAGTTAGTACTAACTAGAAGCTGATATTGTCGATAATTGCGCGGTAACAAGAAGTTATCAAACACATTGACGTattctgaaataataataattacattacaacGGTTTTAAAAAAGGAACAAAGCTGTATATTTGTTAATGAATAGAAAACTCTTGAGTGAGGGGAACGATTTGTTAAAGATAGGTCTCGACGCGTAAAGTcgaaaagcataaaaaaaaaagaattagcaaGAAAAATGGAAATGAAGGAAAAACGGCCTAATAGGCGAAATGAAGTTGCCCTAATGCAGTGTGTGCTTTTTCCTTCTCCCGTGCATTCCCTCTCGTGCAACCACGTGCAAACTGATCGATTGTACGACGATTAAAGGGAAATTAACAGCCACAAGAAAACCGTGTCAAGCTACAGCCCTTGGCGGCGAGTCGCCACTAAGCTTGGAGTCAAGTAAGTTTCTGACATCTGATGTGTTCCTCCTGTATTCTGTCGAAAGCGTTCGTTTGTTCGTTTCTGTTCGTGTTTCAAGGATTCGGGACAAGTAAACAAAGCGCGAACAAAATTACGAATGAACAGTTTGTTTTCACGTACCAGCGGCGCCGTTCGCATTCATTGAAACAAGTTGTTCGTTCGCATTTGTTTGCGATCTTTTACTTAATCTGGATCCAGCTTTACACGCGTCTAGTAGGAAGACGCGCGTTTCTCGTTCCTCGATTCTTTTCTCGCACACCACATACttacacacacatgtacacacatACGCATATTGTTCAGCAAACGGCAATCGAATTCTGCCGTCTCGTCTTACATATCTGGAAGAGATATCATCTTGCCCCTGCCTGTGCTTCTGATCTTGTGCTTGCTTCTATTATTTATGTCcatttaatgatatattttatgttacctCTTCTCGTTGTAATCTTCGCCTAAATGATAGCGTAAGTTCGCAAATGTTAATCCGTAACGTAACTTCTCCATAAGTATATTACACATCGGAACATATATATTCACAGTAGATACATGTTCATAACATGTTACCAATTTCTATCTTTCCTTTCTACTTTACACCTTTATGCCCTGTCAACGATAGTTTGTTACGTCTCTTTTCTCATATCGTTCCCACGTTTCTCAATGTCTCACGAAATTTCGTATCTGAATTTTCATGTATAGACAAGTCTCATTCTCGCAGTAGTTTATTAAGTTTTAGGTCGGGTCGGGATTTTGAGTTTAACGAGAATATAAAACGGGTACTGTTCTTCGAGTCTCCCATAATGCGTCATGTACACGAATCTGTGTTCTCATTGCTGGAAAGAGTTTAAGCAAAGATAGGACACAATAGGAGCGGAGAGAGCAAGTGGATGCATCTCCCATGACGCATGTCCCACCCGACCTGAATTCGGAGTTTCCGGCTCTTGCAGATTATTGCTCATCTGCGAATGGCTTTTTGCtattaatatgaaaaacttttaatctcTTTGAATTTATCTTATATCGCTAGTTTTATTAGCTATGCATTGCGATGAGCGACATTGATTATTACAACAATATAGTATTATAGTTCAATCAGATATACATAGTTTGTATAATGAGAATCAGATGAAGATTCATATACGCTTAAATGAAGATATCAAATATCGCCTGCAAGGTTTGTATAGAAAACATTATACAGAAAGAAATATTCTTAAGACGCATAATTCGCAATCTTCTTAAAAGGCCGGCATCTCAGTACATTAATTTCAAGAATCTTTCAAGCTGGAGTTCGTCCTAAATTGTGTGCGTTATTTAGGGAAGAGTAAGACTTTTCTTGTAATCATAAATCGTGCTTTATGAAACAAAGCTATATCTTTCTTTCAGTCAAACgataaatgaagaaaaagatGCCGAGACGGGGCAACATCGTGATCTTCCCAGGTTTGTAAATATAtcttcccttttcttttttttagatattataataaattccaaTCTGCAAATTTTAATCAAGGTATATTGGTTTTTGGTGTAGCGTAACGCTTGTAATGAACAacaataaactaataaaaaaagaattataaactgtttttttttattattattattttagcggATGGGAAGAATTTGACTTTGGAGATGATGCTCATCAGTTTACGGTGGCAGATCTCGAAGAGATAGATCCCGAGCTGACATTGGGAAAGGAGGAACCCGATTCTTGGAGCTCCGCAATTGGTCGCAACATCGCGTTACGTCTCGTCGATCATTGCGAGCGCGAAGTGAAGAGACAAGAACACATATACGAATTCGTGCTCACGGAGAAGCACCATTGTCTGGTGTTACTCGCCATGGACAAGATCTTTGCGGACGGATTGCGACGACACTTTCGTCTGGGTCAGACGGATCTCGAACGAATGTTTCCCCGATTGCGAGATCTAATTGACATCCATCTACGATTTCTGCATAAATTGCGGAAGCGGCAGAATGCTAATCCCGTGGTTTCTACGATCGTCGACATTCTAGTCGAGCAATTTTCGGGTGATAACGCGCAACGTATGAAGAGCGCGTATGGAGAATTTTGTAGTCGTCATCGAGACGCTGTCGAAGCGTACAAATATTACTTACGTAACGATCCTCGCTTCGCCCGTTTTGTTCGCCATTGTCAGGTATGTTTTAGTTAACGAGCAAATAATCGATAAAAGGCTCGAACGGTACTGTCcagtaaaatagaataatttgtGCCTCCAGACGAATCCTTTGTTGAAAAAGAAAGGTATACCTGAATGTATACTTTTTGTCACTCAACGTTTGACGAAATATCCGTTGCTGATCGAGCCGCTCATCAAAACCGGCATTGCACGAGACGAAAGTGAAGACTTACGTAAAGCATTGGTTCTTGTTAAAGTGATTTTAGCTGATGTAGATGACTGTGTAGCCGACAAAGAGCGAGAAGatagaaaattagaaatatacaATAAGtaagttttaatttgttttcttttagtCATCTCTGTGCTTCTTCGTGTCGttattttttcgaaataataaataataacgtttttACAGGATTGACGTAAAGTCGTTCGCGACATATCGTGGTGCCAAATTCAAGAAGTCGGATATAATTAACAGAATCCTGAAGTTCGAAGGCACTGCATACTTAATGCAAGGTCGTGGCAAAATGACTGCCATTGTAGTGGTTGTTCTCTCAGACATACTGTTTTTCTTGGCTGAGAGAGATCAGAAATACGCGTTCTTCGTGCCTGACAATAAAGCCGGTATAGTATCGCTGCAGAAGCTGCTGGTTCGCGAGAAGGCCCGTCAAGAATCTAGCATTTACTTGATAAGCAGTAACCCGGCCGAGCCAGAAATGTTTGAGCTAAAGATTTTAAAGCCAAAGGACAAACAATTATGGATACAAGCTATCCGGTCTGCGGTGGAAGCTTGTCCACAAGATCCTGAAAATGAGGCCGACATGCTGACTGAAAATAGTAACGAATTGCGAGACACTCGTTCCTCCTCGATCTCGCTGGTCTCCATGGAAGAGAAACAGCGTATTGCCAAGGTTAAAGAATCACACATACTTGGAATCGTCGgtatgttattttaattcttttcaatttttttatctattatctAATATCATTTGTGTTTcctaatatattcaaataaaaaaatgtttcaggcGAATTGCGAAAGAAAGATACAGAGCAGGCGTTGCTGCTTGAGCAGAAGATCCACTTGCAAATGCGACTCTTACAAGCGGCGAATAACTTGAGTGGGAACGAGAGCGATAACGAGAGAATTGAGAAGCATGAGAAAGAAGGTGCCGATTACACCCGGTTCGTGCATAATGAAGCGCCTGATACTACCCAATTGTGGCAAGAGGTTAATATTATatcttgttatataaattatattattagattcCTAAATTATAAACCAATAGATTAATCGCGTAACTTTTTTGTTCGGTGCAGGTTGTTGTGGCGGTACAAGAAGCAACACGTCTCGCTAGCTCGTTGTCGTTCAGTGCGGGCGGTGCTACTCTGTCGCGAAGCTTAAGCTCCGCCGGTGAACGCCACAGCGAAGCTTACATTCCGCCAGCTCTCTGCGTTCCTCGAAGGGCCGAAACATTCGCCGGTTTTGATCACAATAAAGTACGTATAAACGAATAAACAAATGtgaaataatcatataaaaataattttctactaCGTGTTTAGGAGAGATATCCGCTGCGTGATTCAAATACGTTGCACGCTGTGATTCCTGTTCCGAAACTCGGTGAGTTACCCAAAGAAAATCCCGACCAGAAGGATGGCCAAGAATTGGAGACAAATAAGGATCAGCAATGGGCGGCGATACGTTTGTCTCATCATGTTTATACGTTACTCTGTATAATAAGTAATCAGATGACAACAATCGACAGTTTACAAGCGCAATTGGCCGCGTGTAAAGAAGGCAAATCATCCAGTAGCCGGCCGAATTCGAATCGTCAATTGGAAGAGTTGCGGAACTTGCAGGATCAGCTTTGCCGAGAGAGAGCGACCTTTCGCGCTGTGTCTCAGCAAGAGAAAACCCAGCTGGAGGAGGAACGGGCTGAATTGGCGCGACAGAGAGAACAATTGGCTGCGGAACAACGGGACGTAACGCAACAACGAGATCAATTATATCGACGACTTGAGGCATTAGAGCGACAAGGTGTAACGTTGGTTGGAAGTTCTACGACCGGCTCGATGATTCACCTATCTCACTTGTCACAGAACGCTGAAGCAATACAGCAAAGCACGCGCAAGACACAAACTGAAGCGAAACGCATCCCCATCAATCTGATCAGTGCGACGAATCAGCAGAAAGTGCAGAGTAACTTGCCGGTCAAGCAACAGCTGCCGCTGAAGCTCGCTAGCGGAAGTAACAACAATTCAAGGTAGAACCAACTTATTCGTCTCTAAACATTACaaacatttatcttttaattgacAAGCAATAATCTATGTTTCGTCATACGTTCGATAGAAGCGGTAGCACCGCGAGTAATAATAGTCCAGATCGACACTCCAGGGCGGGCAGCAGCCCTGCAATCGTCACCGGATCCGCGTACTCGTCACCGGAGCTCGGGAACAGCCACCATCATGGAATCGGTGGTGGGAATCATACGCATTCGTCGAATCGCTCGCTTCGAATTACTCGCTCGCCGCCCGATACCTCGTATGCGCATCAGCAAgcgcagcaacaacagcagcagcagcgaaGTGCGGAACCGCAAccgcagcaacagcagcagcagcaacaaccgCTGGAGGAGGAGGTGATCTTCTTCTGACGTTTCTTTCGATTTGGTCGCAAGCATTCATCTCGTTCGTCGCGCGCCAGTGCCTCTACCACTGGCACGACGACACCGACCTTAACACCGGCACCATCACCGCGCAATCAGTCGAGAAACAGCCAGTCCCGCAATCGCGTTAAATCCTTTTGATTTTCGACATAAAACTATCGCGATGATGCAATCTATTCACTATTTCACGGATACTTTTAATCTATCATTTCTTACCATCTTTCGCATCTTCTTCTATCGCTCACCCTTTTCTCACTACGGGTTTGATCGTTTTACAATAGGATGCACCTACGGCTATTTATCTCACAACGAGGTCGTACGATACTGCATCTTGTCCACATGATGACACTATCGTCAATAAATGCGAGTAGTTTAGTCTCGGTATAACTGGAAGAAGGAAGagaatataatactttattacGTTCCAATTGCTATAACTGACggcaataatcatttttatgcCAAATGCGCGAAACTATTACCTTGACGAGAAGAATACGTTAAGAATAAAacgcaatttttattaaaaaaaaagtaattagaaATGCTCGcgaaatgaaagagaaagagagagattgaaaagagagagagagagagagagagaaaagtattaACTAATGGCTTAGTAAAGTAGATCAGCCAATATTGTTGAATTCTTGCTCGTTACGTTATCAAGCCGACTGACAATTTTAGAAACACAAGATTTTATAGATGAATCTTTTAAACAAACCTGTTGCTGCTTGCTGAAATGCAAGGtagataaatacatatatagatatatattacagttacatatatacaggaatgtgtgtacatatatatactttttcataagcatatgtgtgcgtgtatgcatAATTGAGCATGAATAAAAGGGtaaatgtatatgtgtatatgtgtaggCAATGCGACTCTTCTCGCGCGCCCGCATGTCTCATTATCTCTGTGAATGCAAGAGCGAATCTCTGTTGCGAATGTGGTAGAGCGAATCCGCGGTAGCTATTCTTATATCATAACTACTGAAGTATTTTAATACGTGCTAAAGCAGCAGATAAGATTTATCATTGACATTTATgaattatcatcattattattatcagtaCGTGTGCCAAGTTACTGGTCAAAATTAACACTTTAGTTTCCAAAACATTTGCTTTATGCATGATTCTGTTCTTCGCGGATGTATTGTATGCGGTACACCTGCGGCTCTTCTCCACGAATTGTAGCGAAGGGActtcatatttaacatttcgttTCGGGATTATTCACTGCCATTATTATTGTTCTTTGTCAAACGTTCTTTCTTCATGTATTAGTCTCTACAACCTACTTTATTTATTGCATTGTGTAAGATTAACGATGAAAACTCGTGCGAGCCTACGCGAAACGGTACGCAGAAGCGAGGGATTCCGTTATACGAGAATCTTAATGAACTTCCGTCTCGCTGTATTGCGAGAGTTCGCGCCAGTTCTCGCAGATTTTGCATTCCACGCActgtttttaatgtattttatttgtatatcacATTTATCAACGAAAGAGGAAGGTTTTGAGTGCCGAATACCAGATGACGAACCTTTGAATCATAGTACGGTCATACTGCACGTTGGTTTGCAAACTCACTGTTCTGTAATGCACGTTGGTTTGCAAACTCACTGTTCTGTAATAGCTCAAAAAACGTAGTACATATTTAGCATACTTTAGCAAAGATTGTCGCTGTGATGCGATGTCGAATGCTTTTTCAGATTCAAAAACAGAAAGGTCAATAGGAACAattgtattatatgtaaaatatcgtATTGTTGTTATGATTGTCAATATGCCTCTGAATTATGAATTTCTGAACTCATAAACGGTTAGTTATAATATTATgagcatataaatatatattccttAACAAATAATCACCTGGCGTGCAATATGATCGAATTGGAAGATAGGTAAAGAAGTCATTAAGGCACAACAGACAAAGAAGAAATGAATGAGCCTCGTCTAATGAATTAGCCTCGTTAAGGAAacttaagtaataatattacaagTTCGTCTCAATCAATCGGTGACAATAgatctttaaaaaaagtattccGTAAGGTATGTCGAATTACATGagggaaaaggaaaagaaaggaCTATAAGAATTATAAGTGACTTCATTAAAAGTCTACTGCTACTATTCACTACCCACTGCGATGCCGAGCGTGTGACAAGCTCGCGAGGTGATATTTTGCAATTGTAGCTATTGTAGCTATTGTAGCTTTCACCGCGGATGAGTGTCGACTTCATCGCATTCATATGTGCATATAGATCAGTGCTGTCTGATTTGTACTTTTTGgcttgaaattgaaatgtaaCGATTGATGGCTATTCCTACTTTTTACTTCATAGCTATATTCTCATAGCGTGATACTCGGTCTCAGGGATGAgactaatttaaaattaaaactttttaaagtgACATTTATAATCTCATAGATAATACGGGAAACTTGGcagagaataaataatattaattttatatatattatataacaaaacaGAACATATGTACACATCCCCAAACATTTTCTCGTGCACTTAACAACGATGACCGCTGGGCGGTCATATTTCTTCGCGCGCTTACATTTGCCGGTCAAATTCggctatctttataaattaataattcgttaactattgcaaaaATCGTAAAATGATACAGGATTTTTCAACTCAGTTTATTCTACTTCGATGCAAgaatttaatcattaattatcaaacatcctgtgtatgtatacatgtatattttgttttgttgtgataataaattaatatataggtcattattttataaattcgatataaggcaaatttttttaattcatcgattgatcaaatgcattatgcgcaaatataACTTTGCTTTGTAAAAACTACATTtgtgcataatgcgattgatcaatcgatgaaatgaaaaatttacctatatttataaataatgaatgacAACTTTTAACTCTCAAACAAGTCTTGTCAATTTCTGAGAATCAGTGTCGCGCGTTACGAGAAAATAGCTATAAAATGAGGAATAGGAACAGTAATGCAGGCATGGAcgcatttcaatttcaaataaaaaattacaagttctGGATAATAATAGATTATATATTAAGTATCACTGGTATAGGTAATGACCCGTATGCAGAACGCGCTTATAAAGATGTTAGCACTCttttgtcattttattcttgtattaGATCTAATAAACGATAAAGGTAgaataacaaaaaactttacaaGCGTATTCTGAATACGGGCCGGTATAGCAATCGCGCGACTAGCTGGACAAAAGAAggtcgtaaaaaaattaattttagatcgAAACGTAACTTCTGTACGATTCAAGAAAACAATTTCTCTCCGCATGCTCGTAGTTATTCTGAAAAACATGATATAATGAATCACGTTGACAATGATCAATGATGTGCGATCGATGAGCCGCAATTTCCTGTTTCCATTGACTGATATATTCGTGATAAATAAATGAAGTCGCACACAGTCCTGCGGGATAACACGCGAAGAATCAAATCGGCGACAGCTGAGGAATAGTGCGACGGCCTACACGCGTCCCGTGGcgttttgtatctttttttttttcctcgtatAACGTCACGTGGCCACGCAAAGTTTGTGAAAGGATATATATCTATAAagatgatatatatatatatagaaatattatatataaatgaaattatagtAACGCGGTTTTCCACGTTTTAGCGAATCTTTACGTCCCCGATGCTCATGGGAAGTATTTTTGTACGTTTACTCTGTACCTATACTACCGTTTCGCTCTAAAACTATATCTACTGTTATCATTGTGATATTCGCTACTGCGATCGTCTTTTGAATcgttaatgtaataatattacataatgtgTAATAAGCGGGCGTGCGTTTGGTTATTGATACGCTCATAGATCAGCGATGGGAGTCTCTTTGAATTTTGACGATTTTCACAAACTCAGAGACTGTAAACTACTatcaattgttattattattgaattatttcgtTGATTGTTCTCTATCATGAGTACTGATTACTCGACAAATCCTTTTTATGATGATGGCCAATGCAGGTCgtctgtttttttattaatcctaATCTCGCTATGTGGCAGAAAGAAATCGTTTCCTTGCAAGTCGCGCGTGACTCTCGCGATTTATCTTGTTCTTTTCTTCCACGTCTATTAATTCCATGTATCCAAATATATCCAGACGATAGACTCATATTTGATGAATATTGTATCTCTGAAGAGGTTTCAGGTTCGAACCCTGAAGAGGtccattttcttttaaatgagtttttaaatttcgcctGTGCGTAAAGTACCTATAGC
The DNA window shown above is from Solenopsis invicta isolate M01_SB chromosome 10, UNIL_Sinv_3.0, whole genome shotgun sequence and carries:
- the LOC105202449 gene encoding rho guanine nucleotide exchange factor 18 isoform X6 → MEKRQEVLAPFSSDECPNSGEDSEEDVITDYLGSSHCDRVPIINGDLRGLSLHGGIITETGYNTKDNTDKAPIIMSEGGDEQQHHQQQQQQQQQQHPLLALGTNILQAQPNPLVPTISVTPHSPGVAKNYPVLEENLQQLHEIHDCIQRMRDLTLGTLGYNIRTSNDAPQRLTSSCPSLCPLASAELVSRSGNHHHHHHHHHHHHDTGSDPDLLLGNCSTNSSPTHFPSTGGHVHSQQAQGIDRRRSWTGDLEDLEETRRGRRRYSGQNHLQAQNMVNIARYLLKPGHGPDSISRQRSISLSSLDSENEIELDGKSCTGPVGVSNRPCRSQTSTHSLNEADLVQNEYQKIVTKRSSQRLAESSSLMPGLTGSRLPLQKSISTPSIVTPQVHAHLTETGTRTTPSLAARHERNEKGSGSETETEDLHTPHSHEFHEDREGTPSVPISLDELLTDGTAYDDHHSEKTRRKRGSIFFRKKKDKSGKKTSQQHLWVTMVVGTQGSLLCDVCMKHSTNKPLLHCDNCGASVHQSQGCKDQLVLECIKSKHHSGKSATKSSSNISTISSNSSVNKRGSTTSLPLPTSTGSGSQTINEEKDAETGQHRDLPSGWEEFDFGDDAHQFTVADLEEIDPELTLGKEEPDSWSSAIGRNIALRLVDHCEREVKRQEHIYEFVLTEKHHCLVLLAMDKIFADGLRRHFRLGQTDLERMFPRLRDLIDIHLRFLHKLRKRQNANPVVSTIVDILVEQFSGDNAQRMKSAYGEFCSRHRDAVEAYKYYLRNDPRFARFVRHCQTNPLLKKKGIPECILFVTQRLTKYPLLIEPLIKTGIARDESEDLRKALVLVKVILADVDDCVADKEREDRKLEIYNKIDVKSFATYRGAKFKKSDIINRILKFEGTAYLMQGRGKMTAIVVVVLSDILFFLAERDQKYAFFVPDNKAGIVSLQKLLVREKARQESSIYLISSNPAEPEMFELKILKPKDKQLWIQAIRSAVEACPQDPENEADMLTENSNELRDTRSSSISLVSMEEKQRIAKVKESHILGIVGELRKKDTEQALLLEQKIHLQMRLLQAANNLSGNESDNERIEKHEKEGADYTRFVHNEAPDTTQLWQEVVVAVQEATRLASSLSFSAGGATLSRSLSSAGERHSEAYIPPALCVPRRAETFAGFDHNKERYPLRDSNTLHAVIPVPKLGELPKENPDQKDGQELETNKDQQWAAIRLSHHVYTLLCIISNQMTTIDSLQAQLAACKEGKSSSSRPNSNRQLEELRNLQDQLCRERATFRAVSQQEKTQLEEERAELARQREQLAAEQRDVTQQRDQLYRRLEALERQGVTLVGSSTTGSMIHLSHLSQNAEAIQQSTRKTQTEAKRIPINLISATNQQKVQSNLPVKQQLPLKLASGSNNNSRSGSTASNNSPDRHSRAGSSPAIVTGSAYSSPELGNSHHHGIGGGNHTHSSNRSLRITRSPPDTSYAHQQAQQQQQQQRSAEPQPQQQQQQQQPLEEEVIFF
- the LOC105202449 gene encoding A-kinase anchor protein 13 isoform X7; the encoded protein is MSEGGDEQQHHQQQQQQQQQQHPLLALGTNILQAQPNPLVPTISVTPHSPGVAKNYPVLEENLQQLHEIHDCIQRMRDLTLGTLGYNIRTSNDAPQRLTSSCPSLCPLASAELVSRSGNHHHHHHHHHHHHDTGSDPDLLLGNCSTNSSPTHFPSTGGHVHSQQAQGIDRRRSWTGDLEDLEETRRGRRRYSGQNHLQAQNMVNIARYLLKPGHGPDSISRQRSISLSSLDSENEIELDGKSCTGPVGVSNRPCRSQTSTHSLNEADLVQNEYQKIVTKRSSQRLAESSSLMPGLTGSRLPLQKSISTPSIVTPQVHAHLTETGTRTTPSLAARHERNEKGSGSETETEDLHTPHSHEFHEDREGTPSVPISLDELLTDGTAYDDHHSEKTRRKRGSIFFRKKKDKSGKKTSQQHLWVTMVVGTQGSLLCDVCMKHSTNKPLLHCDNCGASVHQSQGCKDQLVLECIKSKHHSGKSATKSSSNISTISSNSSVNKRGSTTSLPLPTSTGSGRRYHGSKMSFLIEAERCGVEAQGVRLRKSKWSKYQYDGSKGQRNEQDRAEHTNTDTKTNYSQSRRYLLKLSQTINEEKDAETGQHRDLPSGWEEFDFGDDAHQFTVADLEEIDPELTLGKEEPDSWSSAIGRNIALRLVDHCEREVKRQEHIYEFVLTEKHHCLVLLAMDKIFADGLRRHFRLGQTDLERMFPRLRDLIDIHLRFLHKLRKRQNANPVVSTIVDILVEQFSGDNAQRMKSAYGEFCSRHRDAVEAYKYYLRNDPRFARFVRHCQTNPLLKKKGIPECILFVTQRLTKYPLLIEPLIKTGIARDESEDLRKALVLVKVILADVDDCVADKEREDRKLEIYNKIDVKSFATYRGAKFKKSDIINRILKFEGTAYLMQGRGKMTAIVVVVLSDILFFLAERDQKYAFFVPDNKAGIVSLQKLLVREKARQESSIYLISSNPAEPEMFELKILKPKDKQLWIQAIRSAVEACPQDPENEADMLTENSNELRDTRSSSISLVSMEEKQRIAKVKESHILGIVGELRKKDTEQALLLEQKIHLQMRLLQAANNLSGNESDNERIEKHEKEGADYTRFVHNEAPDTTQLWQEVVVAVQEATRLASSLSFSAGGATLSRSLSSAGERHSEAYIPPALCVPRRAETFAGFDHNKERYPLRDSNTLHAVIPVPKLGELPKENPDQKDGQELETNKDQQWAAIRLSHHVYTLLCIISNQMTTIDSLQAQLAACKEGKSSSSRPNSNRQLEELRNLQDQLCRERATFRAVSQQEKTQLEEERAELARQREQLAAEQRDVTQQRDQLYRRLEALERQGVTLVGSSTTGSMIHLSHLSQNAEAIQQSTRKTQTEAKRIPINLISATNQQKVQSNLPVKQQLPLKLASGSNNNSRSGSTASNNSPDRHSRAGSSPAIVTGSAYSSPELGNSHHHGIGGGNHTHSSNRSLRITRSPPDTSYAHQQAQQQQQQQRSAEPQPQQQQQQQQPLEEEVIFF